In Rhodopirellula islandica, one DNA window encodes the following:
- a CDS encoding GntP family permease codes for MTIWWLVALAVTMVLVSILAFRLHPFLALLSTAIMVAMLTTPAQLSSFASARLAEGKFTESEAADFVGQSASERVADAFGATAASIGIVIALASVIGGLLMQSGAAARIVDTMLRWTGEKRAPEAMAAASFVLGIPVFFDTVFYLMLPLARSLRRKTGKNYVLFILAILAGGSITHSLIPPTPGPLQVAAFLEVEVGAMLIAGLGIGSVTSVIALAAARVINHFVDLPLRDEDGEEIRPETQRLASADEDSADIPPKPPLWLALFPIALPVVLIALGSTIKSIYGSEAVAESELLGWIIRLGDKNLALGLGCLVAFGLIRWVPNDQRRKVVSAAIASAGSIILITAAGGAMGKMLYHAGIAEVVGSIAQGFPGLWLLPLAFLVTTAIRTIQGSATIAMITSASILQSLATSGELPFHPVYLAMAIGAGSKPISWMTDSAFWIISEMTGMTEKEALRTISPMSAALGVSALLVTVIAAAIFPAV; via the coding sequence TTGACGATTTGGTGGTTGGTCGCGCTCGCCGTGACGATGGTGCTGGTTTCGATCCTCGCGTTTCGCTTGCACCCGTTTCTGGCGCTGCTGTCGACGGCAATCATGGTGGCCATGCTGACCACGCCGGCTCAGTTGTCGTCCTTTGCATCGGCGAGATTGGCCGAAGGTAAATTCACAGAATCGGAGGCCGCCGACTTTGTCGGGCAGAGTGCATCCGAGCGAGTCGCGGATGCGTTTGGTGCGACGGCAGCTTCCATCGGGATCGTGATTGCATTGGCCAGTGTCATCGGTGGATTGCTGATGCAATCCGGTGCCGCGGCGCGGATCGTTGACACCATGCTTCGCTGGACCGGGGAAAAACGAGCTCCTGAGGCGATGGCTGCCGCGTCTTTTGTGCTGGGAATCCCGGTGTTTTTCGACACCGTTTTCTACTTGATGCTGCCGCTGGCCCGGTCCCTCCGACGCAAAACAGGCAAGAATTACGTGCTGTTCATCCTGGCTATCTTGGCAGGCGGATCGATCACGCATTCGTTGATCCCACCGACGCCGGGACCGCTGCAGGTCGCCGCGTTCTTGGAAGTCGAAGTTGGTGCGATGTTGATCGCCGGACTGGGGATTGGGAGCGTGACCAGCGTGATCGCTCTGGCCGCCGCGAGAGTGATCAACCACTTTGTCGACTTGCCACTTCGCGACGAAGACGGTGAAGAGATTCGGCCGGAAACTCAACGTCTGGCGTCAGCCGATGAGGATTCGGCGGACATCCCGCCCAAACCGCCACTGTGGCTGGCACTGTTTCCGATTGCCTTGCCGGTGGTCTTGATTGCTCTGGGATCGACGATCAAATCGATCTACGGAAGCGAAGCCGTCGCGGAATCAGAACTGTTGGGCTGGATCATTCGCTTGGGCGATAAAAATCTTGCGTTGGGACTGGGGTGCCTCGTTGCGTTCGGGTTGATCCGGTGGGTCCCCAACGACCAACGACGAAAAGTGGTGTCCGCCGCCATCGCCTCAGCGGGATCGATCATCTTGATCACCGCAGCGGGCGGGGCGATGGGCAAAATGCTTTATCACGCCGGGATCGCCGAAGTGGTCGGTTCGATCGCCCAAGGATTCCCGGGGCTTTGGTTGTTGCCGTTGGCGTTCCTGGTCACGACCGCGATTCGAACGATCCAAGGTTCTGCGACCATTGCCATGATCACTTCGGCCAGCATCTTGCAATCGCTGGCAACCAGTGGCGAGCTTCCTTTTCACCCGGTTTACCTGGCGATGGCGATCGGAGCGGGAAGCAAACCGATTTCCTGGATGACCGACAGTGCGTTCTGGATTATCTCGGAAATGACTGGCATGACAGAGAAAGAAGCCCTGCGAACGATCTCGCCAATGAGCGCGGCGTTGGGAGTTTCAGCGTTGTTGGTCACGGTGATTGCCGCGGCGATCTTCCCCGCCGTGTGA